The following are encoded in a window of Capricornis sumatraensis isolate serow.1 chromosome 7, serow.2, whole genome shotgun sequence genomic DNA:
- the KLF3 gene encoding Krueppel-like factor 3 codes for MLMFDPVPVKQEAMDPVSVSYPSNYMESMKPNKYGVIYSTPLSDKFFQTPEGLSHGMQMEPVDLTVNKRSSPPSAGNSPSALKFQPSHRRASPGLSLPSSSPPGKKYSPPPPGVQPFSVPLSMPPVMAAALSRHGIRSPGILPVIQPVVVQPVPFMYTSHLQQPLMVSLSEEMENSSSSMQVPVIESYEKPILQKKIKIEPGIEPQRTDYYPEEMSPPLMNSVSPPQALLQENHPSVIVQPGKRPLPVESPDTQRKRRIHRCDYDGCNKVYTKSSHLKAHRRTHTGEKPYKCTWEGCTWKFARSDELTRHFRKHTGIKPFQCPDCDRSFSRSDHLALHRKRHMLV; via the exons ATGCTCATGTTTGACCCAGTCCCTGTCAAGCAGGAGGCCATGGACCCTGTCTCGGTG TCATACCCGTCTAATTACATGGAGTCAATGAAGCCCAACAAGTACGGCGTCATCTACTCCACGCCATTGTCGGATAAGTTCTTCCAGACGCCGGAAGGCCTGTCTCACGGGATGCAGATGGAGCCGGTGGACCTCACAGTCAACAAGCGGAGCTCGCCGCCCTCCGCCGGGAACTCTCCGTCCGCCCTGAAGTTCCAGCCCTCGCATAGGCGAGCCTCGCCTGGGCTgagcctgccctcctccagcccgCCCGGGAAGAAGTACTCGCCGCCACCGCCCGGTGTGCAGCCCTTCAGCGTGCCGCTGTCCATGCCACCGGTGATGGCCGCAGCCCTGTCCCGCCACGGCATCCGGAGCCCGGGCATTCTGCCCGTCATCCAGCCCGTCGTCGTGCAGCCTGTCCCCTTCATGTACACCAGCCACCTCCAGCAGCCGCTCATGGTCTCCTTGTCAGAGGAGATGGAAAATTCCAGTAGTAGCATGCAAG tacctGTAATTGAATCATATGAGAAGCCTATattgcagaaaaaaattaaaatagaacctGGGATCGAACCACAGAGGACAGATTATTATCCCGAAGAAATGTCACCCCCTTTAATGAACTCAGTGTCCCCCCCGCAAGCATTGTTGCAAGA GAATCACCCTTCAGTCATCGTGCAGCCCGGGAAGAGACCTTTACCTGTGGAATCTCCAGACACGCAAAGGAAGCGGAGGATACACAGATGTGATTATGACGGATGCAACAAAGTGTACACTAAAAGCTCTCACTTGAAAGCACACAGAAGAACACATACAG GAGAAAAACCCTACAAATGTACGTGGGAAGGATGCACATGGAAATTTGCTCGGTCTGATGAACTCACAAGACATTTCCGAAAACACACTGGAATCAAACCTTTCCAGTGTCCAGACTGTGACCGCAGCTTCTCCCGCTCCGACCACCTTGCTCTGCACAGGAAGCGCCACATGCTCGTGTGA